The sequence below is a genomic window from Nocardia fluminea.
GGAGATCACCGAAGCCGTCCATCGAGCGATCGTCGCCGACCAGTACGCCGAACTCGAATTCGCGCGCACCGTGCACGAGACCTTCACCGAGCTGAGCGTGCGCCGCGCCGCGCTGGCCGAGATCGTGCAGACCGCCGCGAGCATGCTCGACGCGTCGGTGGTGCTGGAAGACCTGTCGCATCGAGTACTGGCGGCCACCGCTCGCCACACCAGTTCGGCCGCACTGCTCGAAGATTGGGAATCCGTGTCGCGGATGCTGCCCGACGGATCCGGCGTGGTCGGTGTCGGACCGCACACGCAGCGCTGGGGCAGGCTGATCCTGCGCACCGAACGAGCCCGTACCGCGCGGGTGGGCATGGTCCTCGAACGCGCCGCGCAAACCATCACCCTGCACCGGATGATCGACAAGGACCGCTTCGGCCTGCACCGGCAGGCCCAGACCGGCCTGATCGCCGATTTGGTGGAGGGGCGGGTGAGCGACGAGCGCGACGCCCAGGCGCGCGCGGCCGCCCTCGGTCTGCACCGCCGGGCCCGCTACGTGCCGCTGGCGATCGAGATCGACACCGAGTCGGCGCCGGATCCGGTTGCGGCGCAACGACGCAGCGAGGCGATCGTCGAAGCGGTGACGCACGCGCTCGGCCTGGTCGACGCGTCGGCACTCAGCGCGGCGCAACATCGGCGAACGCGCGCCGGCGCCGAGGGGGAGCAGGTCACCGTGATTCTCGCGGTGACGGGTGGCGGCGACATCGACAGTCGCCTCACGACGGTGTGTTCGGCGGTGCTGGCCGAGATCCGCCGGGTCGACGGCGTGCGTCGTGCGGTGATCGGGGCCGGCGCCGCCGCCGATTCCCTCCTCGACACCGCGGGCAGGCTCGCGCATGCCGCGGGCGTCGCCGAGGTGGCCCTGTCGATGACCGCGACGCCGCACCGAATGTTCTTCCGCAGCGCGGACATTCGTCTGCGCGGGCTGCTGTCGCTGATCCGCGACGAGCCCGGCGTGCAGAGCTTCGCCGAGGCCGAACTCGGCGCCCTGCTGCGCTACGACATCCGCCACAGCGCCGACCTCACCGGCACGCTACGGCGCTTCCTCGATCTCGCGGGCAACAAGACCGAGCTCGCCAAGGCACTCGCGATCAGCAGGCCCACCCTCTACGACCGTCTCGCCCGCATCGAACGCGTCCTCGCCGTCGACCTCGACGACGGTGAATCGCGCACCTCGCTGCACGCCGCGCTGCTCGTGCGCGACCTCACCGCGGGCAGCGAGAAGCTCTAGGCGTTTCATCGAACAACCTGAGGGTCGTAGTTCAGTCCTTACGGCCGGTGAGAGCGAGTGACGTGCCGAGCCCGATCATGACCAGGCCGCTGGTGCCGCCGATGGCGGCGAGACGGCGTGGCGATCGCGCGAACCAGGACCTGGCCGACCCGGCCGCGAACGCCCACAGCGAATCGAAGATCAGGCCGAACACGGGGATGCAGAGTCCGAGGATCAGCATCTGCTGGGGGACCCCGCCGCGCGTGGTGTCCACGAACTGCGGTAGCAGCGCCGCGAGGAAGACGATGGTCTTCGGGTTGGCGGCCCCGACGATCAGGCCGTCGCGCAACGCCGCCAGCGGGCTGTGCGCGGCCACGTCCTGCTCGGCGTGGAAGGCGGTCCGCAGCGCGTCACGATGGCGAATCGCCTGCACGCCGAGGTAGACCAGATAGGCGGCTCCGACGAGTTTGATCGCGGTGAACACCGCCGCCGACGCGGCCACCACCGCACCCAATCCGAACGCGACAGCGACGACCTGCCCGTACACCCCGACCGCATTGCCCAGCACGGTCATCAGCGCCGAGCGCCGCCCGACGGTGAGTGCCCGGCCGATCGTGAACAGGACACTCGGCCCGGGCACGATCACCAGCAGAAACGCCAATCCCGCGAACGAGACCAGATGAGCCGAGGACACCATCGCCCCACGCTAGCGGCCGCCCGCGGCGGTGACAATGGGGACGGTGCCGCGGGAACAACCGCGCGGTGGTGGCGGTTGTTGTCGGCATGACGACACTCGGATTGATCGGTAGCGGACATATCGGATCCACCGTCGCGCGGTTGGCGGTGGACGCTGGCTATGACGTGGTGCTCAGCAACTCACGCGGGCCGCAGACCCTGGCGGATCTGGTCGCCGAGCTGGGTCCGCGCGCCCGGGCGGCCACCCCGGCCGAAGCGGCCGAAGCAGGTGACTATGTGGTGGTCACGGTGCCGTTGAAGGCGTATCAGGACGTACCGGTCGCGCCGCTGGCGGGCAAGGTCGTGTTCGACACCAACAACTACTATCCCGAGCGCGACGGCGCCTTCGCCGAGCTCGATGCGGACGAGACCACGACCAGTGAGCTGCTGCAACGCCACCTCCCCGAATCGAAGGTGGTCAAGGCGTTCAACAACATTGCCTACGCCAACCTCGCCGAACTCGCCCGCCCGGTCGGCGCCCCGGACCGCTCCGCCCTCCCCGTTTTCGGCGACGATCCCGACGCCAAGAAGCTGGCCACCGATTTCATCGACTCCATCGGCTACGACGTGGTCGACGGTGGGTCGCTCGCCGAAAGCCGTCGCTCGCAACGGGATACCCCGGTCTACGTCCGCCCCTACGCCGCCGACGACAACTGGCCGCCCGCTCCCAAGAGCGCAGGCGTCGAGGAGGTGCGTGCGGCCCTGGCCGCCGCCGAGATCTGAGTGCTGAGCGTCGTCCGGTCGGTCGTGGCCGACCGGACGACGCCCGTTCGGAGCCGCGCCGCGAGCACGCACGGGGCGCGAGACGGGTAATCGGGGGGTTGTGGGTGGTGGTGCCGACGACGAAACTTGTTGTATGAGTGCGTTGTCGCAGAACCTGATGGACCGGTGGATCACCTTGGCCGGGCTCGAGGCCGAACAGATCGGCGCCGGTGTGGTGGGGCGCTACAACGAACCGCACCGCCGCTATCACACCGCCACGCACCTGGCGGTGATGCTCGCGGCCATCGACGAATTGGCCGATGCCGCAGCCGATATCGACGCCGTGCGCTACGCGGCGTTCTTCCACGACGCGATCTATGCCGTCGCCAGAGCCGACAACGAGGAGCGCAGCGCCGACCTCGGCCGTGACATCCTCGAATCGCTCGGTGCCGCACCGGAATTGGTCGAGGAGGTGGTGCGGCTCGTGGTACTGACCCGCGGGCACCGGCCGCAGCCCGGTGATGCCAACGGCGCGGTGCTCTGCGATGCCGACCTCGTCGTTCTCGGTGGCACCCCCGAGGAATACGCCGCCTACACCACCGCGATCCGCGCCGAGTACGCCCACGTGCCCGACGATCTGTTCCGGGCCGGGCGCGCCTCGGTCCTGCGTAATCTGGCCGATCAGCCCCGGCTGTTCCGCACCGATCTCGCTTATGACCGTTACGAGGCGATCGCCCGCGCCAACCTCG
It includes:
- a CDS encoding PucR family transcriptional regulator, coding for MLLTVADVLATPVMQAGQPEVICGAHMDRPVRWVHVSDQADVADLLVGAELILTTGQALAAPEQARIVYLRSLAAAGVAGLVVELGSYVSELGPVVAATAAELGLPVIVLHRVTRFVEITEAVHRAIVADQYAELEFARTVHETFTELSVRRAALAEIVQTAASMLDASVVLEDLSHRVLAATARHTSSAALLEDWESVSRMLPDGSGVVGVGPHTQRWGRLILRTERARTARVGMVLERAAQTITLHRMIDKDRFGLHRQAQTGLIADLVEGRVSDERDAQARAAALGLHRRARYVPLAIEIDTESAPDPVAAQRRSEAIVEAVTHALGLVDASALSAAQHRRTRAGAEGEQVTVILAVTGGGDIDSRLTTVCSAVLAEIRRVDGVRRAVIGAGAAADSLLDTAGRLAHAAGVAEVALSMTATPHRMFFRSADIRLRGLLSLIRDEPGVQSFAEAELGALLRYDIRHSADLTGTLRRFLDLAGNKTELAKALAISRPTLYDRLARIERVLAVDLDDGESRTSLHAALLVRDLTAGSEKL
- a CDS encoding LysE family translocator, whose protein sequence is MVSSAHLVSFAGLAFLLVIVPGPSVLFTIGRALTVGRRSALMTVLGNAVGVYGQVVAVAFGLGAVVAASAAVFTAIKLVGAAYLVYLGVQAIRHRDALRTAFHAEQDVAAHSPLAALRDGLIVGAANPKTIVFLAALLPQFVDTTRGGVPQQMLILGLCIPVFGLIFDSLWAFAAGSARSWFARSPRRLAAIGGTSGLVMIGLGTSLALTGRKD
- a CDS encoding NADPH-dependent F420 reductase; this encodes MTTLGLIGSGHIGSTVARLAVDAGYDVVLSNSRGPQTLADLVAELGPRARAATPAEAAEAGDYVVVTVPLKAYQDVPVAPLAGKVVFDTNNYYPERDGAFAELDADETTTSELLQRHLPESKVVKAFNNIAYANLAELARPVGAPDRSALPVFGDDPDAKKLATDFIDSIGYDVVDGGSLAESRRSQRDTPVYVRPYAADDNWPPAPKSAGVEEVRAALAAAEI
- a CDS encoding HD domain-containing protein, with the protein product MSALSQNLMDRWITLAGLEAEQIGAGVVGRYNEPHRRYHTATHLAVMLAAIDELADAAADIDAVRYAAFFHDAIYAVARADNEERSADLGRDILESLGAAPELVEEVVRLVVLTRGHRPQPGDANGAVLCDADLVVLGGTPEEYAAYTTAIRAEYAHVPDDLFRAGRASVLRNLADQPRLFRTDLAYDRYEAIARANLAAELAELTADIG